One region of Candidatus Binatia bacterium genomic DNA includes:
- a CDS encoding glycosyltransferase family 39 protein, whose translation MSARPAAEIRNAAPGIESREAIRGPRPIPRWLIILFAIVIGATYLGTIGRYSLSDPDEARYAEIPREMNESGDYVTPRLNYFKYFEKPPLFYWLTAASFRLLGRSDFVARLWPVLFAFLGIAVAGVVGRLIYGPRVGALSAAILAASPYYFGIGQFLTLDMPLSGLMNLALGAFWLAYALPQRRREWLVAFYVATALAVLVKGPVAAVLNGGTVVLFLLLRGEWRGLRWLVSPLGIAAFLVVSMPWFVLVSARNPEFVHFFVVKQHLARYLEPREHHQPLWFFVPILLGGMLPWTLLAAYAPGPVWQALRRLAALRVSAGTLYLVVWAAVTFGFFSASGSKLGTYILPMVCPAAVLLARFVRGLLDAGRVDVLRRALVSVIVFAAVALVGGIVADEFLDDWRSETVLAALASSTPIVLVTAIASLATLRRSAEASLAVMLLGVLIFQPATLAGRALANSYPRIGRIVKEQAAPEDLVVGYRHYAHSITLYSQRRVIQVLADGELDFGRRLPEGQPFFWPTNEDLVKAWASGRRIFLNINRHELEELAPLLDPPPREIAAEQRKVLVVNFPGSERDAG comes from the coding sequence ATGAGCGCGAGACCCGCCGCCGAGATCCGAAACGCCGCACCCGGAATCGAAAGCCGGGAAGCCATCCGGGGACCGCGCCCGATCCCTCGCTGGCTGATTATCCTGTTCGCAATCGTAATCGGCGCCACCTACCTCGGCACCATCGGGCGGTACTCGCTGTCCGACCCGGACGAGGCCCGTTACGCGGAGATCCCGCGCGAGATGAACGAGTCCGGCGATTACGTCACGCCGCGCCTGAACTACTTCAAGTACTTCGAGAAACCGCCGCTGTTCTACTGGCTGACCGCGGCAAGCTTCCGGCTCCTCGGCCGCAGCGATTTCGTCGCGCGTCTGTGGCCGGTGCTGTTCGCCTTCCTCGGCATCGCCGTCGCCGGCGTGGTCGGCCGATTGATTTACGGCCCCCGGGTCGGCGCTCTGTCGGCGGCAATTCTCGCGGCCTCGCCGTACTATTTCGGTATCGGCCAGTTCCTGACCCTCGACATGCCGTTGAGCGGACTCATGAACCTCGCCCTCGGCGCCTTCTGGTTGGCTTATGCGCTACCGCAGCGGCGGCGCGAGTGGCTGGTGGCTTTCTACGTCGCCACGGCGCTGGCCGTGCTCGTCAAGGGACCCGTCGCCGCGGTGTTGAACGGCGGCACGGTCGTGCTCTTCCTGCTCCTGCGCGGCGAGTGGCGCGGACTGCGCTGGCTGGTGTCACCGCTGGGCATCGCGGCATTTCTCGTCGTGAGCATGCCGTGGTTCGTGCTGGTCAGCGCGCGCAATCCCGAGTTCGTCCACTTCTTCGTCGTCAAGCAGCATCTGGCGCGTTACCTCGAGCCGCGCGAACACCACCAGCCGCTGTGGTTCTTCGTGCCGATCCTGCTTGGCGGGATGCTGCCGTGGACACTCCTGGCGGCGTACGCGCCGGGGCCGGTCTGGCAGGCGCTGCGGCGGCTGGCGGCGCTGCGGGTCTCCGCCGGCACGCTCTACCTTGTCGTCTGGGCCGCGGTGACGTTCGGCTTCTTCAGTGCGTCGGGCTCCAAGCTGGGGACGTACATCCTACCCATGGTCTGCCCGGCGGCGGTGTTACTGGCGCGTTTCGTCCGCGGCCTGCTCGACGCCGGTCGGGTCGACGTGCTGCGGCGGGCACTGGTGTCGGTCATCGTCTTCGCGGCCGTCGCGCTCGTGGGCGGGATTGTAGCCGACGAATTCCTCGACGACTGGCGCAGCGAAACGGTGCTGGCTGCTCTGGCCTCGAGTACGCCGATCGTTCTGGTCACGGCCATCGCCAGCCTCGCCACCCTGCGCCGCAGCGCGGAGGCGAGTCTTGCCGTCATGTTGCTCGGCGTTCTGATCTTCCAACCCGCGACGCTGGCCGGGCGTGCGCTGGCAAACAGCTACCCGCGGATTGGCCGCATCGTCAAGGAGCAGGCCGCGCCCGAGGATCTGGTCGTAGGGTACCGCCATTACGCACACAGCATCACCCTGTATTCGCAGCGGCGGGTGATTCAGGTGCTTGCCGACGGCGAGCTCGACTTCGGGCGCCGCTTACCGGAGGGCCAGCCCTTTTTCTGGCCGACCAACGAAGACCTCGTGAAGGCCTGGGCCTCGGGCCGCCGGATATTCCTGAACATCAACCGCCACGAGCTCGAGGAACTCGCGCCGCTGCTCGACCCGCCGCCGCGCGAGATCGCCGCCGAACAGAGGAAGGTCCTTGTCGTCAACTTCCCCGGATCCGAGCGCGACGCCGGCTGA
- a CDS encoding ATP-binding cassette domain-containing protein, with product MTAPVVAIDRVSHSYGDGVGRKRILHDVCLEIPPGEIVLLTGPSGAGKSTLLTLVGGLRSVQEGSVRVFGHELRGASEELRLTVRRRIGYIFQDHNLLPFLSARRNVEMALHLDPDAAGTEIKERAKTMLSAVGLEPEMEREPAALSGGQKQRVAIARALVHGPNLVLADEPTAALDRVSGHQCVDLMRTLAKQQRCSILLVTHDSRIHDIADRVLRIEDGQIAPT from the coding sequence GTGACGGCCCCGGTGGTTGCGATCGACAGGGTGAGCCACTCTTACGGCGACGGTGTCGGCCGGAAGCGAATCCTCCACGACGTGTGCCTGGAGATCCCACCCGGCGAGATCGTTCTGCTGACCGGCCCGTCCGGGGCCGGTAAGTCGACGCTGCTGACACTGGTCGGCGGCTTACGTTCGGTGCAGGAGGGCAGCGTACGGGTCTTCGGTCACGAGTTGCGCGGCGCCTCTGAGGAGTTGCGGCTCACCGTGCGCCGCCGCATCGGCTACATTTTCCAGGATCATAACCTGCTCCCGTTTCTGAGCGCCCGGCGTAACGTCGAGATGGCGCTGCACCTCGATCCGGACGCTGCGGGGACCGAGATTAAAGAGCGGGCGAAGACGATGCTGTCGGCGGTCGGACTGGAGCCGGAGATGGAGCGGGAGCCGGCTGCCCTCTCGGGGGGACAGAAACAGCGGGTTGCCATCGCCCGGGCTCTCGTGCACGGCCCCAATCTCGTCCTTGCCGACGAACCGACGGCGGCGCTGGACCGCGTCAGCGGCCACCAGTGCGTCGATCTCATGCGGACCCTCGCCAAGCAGCAGCGATGTTCCATCCTGCTGGTCACGCACGACAGTCGCATTCACGACATTGCCGATCGCGTCCTGCGCATCGAAGACGGTCAGATCGCGCCGACTTGA
- the devC gene encoding ABC transporter permease DevC, protein MTRPAGRQRWAAAALPVDLAWRQLRHEPRKLIAGVAGVVFAVVLMLMQFGFRDALFDSATAVQRQMSGDLFIVHRQSQTLWRMAPFSRRRVFQALAVPEVERAGYFYVTLVDWRNPWTGRHRPTLMFGIDPAAGLLDLPGVPENLGVLKNEDAVIYDAHSHAEFGPVVETLLAGRALSAEVNNRRVAVRGLFRLGASFAADGNLVTSQENFLRVVAGRTPSQIDVGILLLKPGADRAAVRDTVQRLLPEDVAVVTRDELVRLERDYWQTSTGVGFVFTLGAMMGFVVGVVIVYQILFTEIANHLGQYATLAAMGHSQRFLLGIVAGAASILSVMGYVPGVLLSFVLYRVTEGVTFLPMTLGIGKPATVFGLTLLMCVLSGGLALRKLREADPADLF, encoded by the coding sequence ATGACGAGGCCGGCGGGTCGACAGCGCTGGGCCGCGGCGGCGCTGCCGGTGGATCTGGCCTGGCGGCAGCTCCGGCACGAGCCGCGCAAACTGATTGCCGGCGTCGCCGGGGTGGTGTTCGCCGTGGTGCTCATGCTCATGCAGTTCGGCTTCCGCGACGCGCTGTTCGACAGCGCCACCGCCGTGCAGCGCCAGATGTCGGGGGATCTGTTCATCGTCCACCGGCAGAGCCAGACCCTGTGGCGCATGGCGCCGTTCTCCCGGCGGCGGGTATTTCAGGCCCTGGCGGTACCCGAGGTGGAGCGAGCCGGGTACTTTTACGTGACCCTGGTCGATTGGCGAAATCCGTGGACCGGCCGGCACCGGCCCACGCTGATGTTCGGCATCGATCCGGCCGCCGGTCTGCTCGATCTCCCCGGGGTTCCGGAAAACCTCGGGGTTCTCAAGAACGAGGACGCGGTCATCTACGATGCGCACTCGCACGCGGAGTTCGGCCCCGTCGTCGAGACCCTGCTTGCGGGCCGTGCGTTGAGCGCCGAAGTGAACAACCGCAGAGTGGCGGTACGCGGGTTATTCCGGCTGGGGGCGTCGTTTGCCGCCGACGGCAACCTGGTGACCAGCCAGGAGAACTTTCTTCGCGTCGTCGCGGGTCGCACCCCGTCTCAGATCGACGTCGGCATTCTGCTGTTGAAGCCGGGCGCCGATCGCGCCGCGGTGCGCGACACCGTGCAACGGCTGCTGCCGGAAGACGTCGCGGTGGTGACGCGCGACGAGCTGGTGCGGCTCGAACGCGATTACTGGCAGACGTCGACGGGCGTCGGCTTCGTGTTCACCCTCGGGGCGATGATGGGATTCGTGGTCGGCGTGGTGATCGTGTACCAGATCCTTTTTACCGAGATCGCCAATCATCTCGGCCAGTATGCGACCCTCGCCGCCATGGGACATTCGCAGCGCTTCCTGCTCGGCATCGTCGCCGGCGCCGCGTCGATCCTGAGCGTCATGGGCTACGTCCCCGGTGTGCTGCTCTCTTTCGTGCTCTACCGCGTGACCGAAGGAGTTACGTTCCTCCCCATGACCCTGGGGATCGGCAAGCCCGCGACCGTGTTTGGCCTGACCCTGCTGATGTGCGTGCTCTCCGGCGGCCTGGCGCTGCGCAAGCTGCGCGAGGCCGATCCGGCAGACTTGTTCTGA
- a CDS encoding NAD-dependent epimerase/dehydratase family protein: MKVLITGGGGFVGSHLADAFVARGDEVFIIDTGSVIKTRHLMGNPLFHYVRDSIFNLEILEGLIAKCDLVYHLAAVVGVEHYVGDPYEVLNVNVNGVQNVLKLAFKHQKKVVFGSTSEVYGRNPKVPWSEDDDRVLGSTRIDRWCYSTSKAVGEHFCFAYGHMGLPVTITRYFNVYGPRLDRLDVGRIITIFMGQMLRNEPLTVIGDGAQTRCFTYIDDCIRATMAAGIAPGTDGQVFNIGTNVETTVLDLAKAMIEAGDSRSTIKFVSQESVYGASYEDIPRRVPDVARMETILGVRAETPLVEGLRKTIEWFRTTQR, encoded by the coding sequence GTGAAGGTTCTGATCACCGGCGGCGGAGGATTCGTGGGCTCGCACCTCGCAGATGCGTTCGTGGCCCGCGGCGACGAGGTGTTCATCATCGACACCGGCAGCGTCATCAAGACCAGGCACCTGATGGGCAATCCGCTGTTCCATTACGTGCGCGACAGCATCTTCAACCTCGAGATCCTCGAGGGCCTGATCGCCAAGTGCGATCTCGTCTACCACCTGGCCGCGGTGGTCGGCGTCGAGCATTACGTCGGCGATCCGTACGAGGTGCTCAACGTCAACGTCAACGGCGTGCAGAATGTCCTCAAGCTGGCCTTCAAACACCAGAAGAAGGTGGTCTTCGGCTCCACCTCGGAGGTGTACGGCCGCAATCCGAAGGTACCGTGGAGCGAGGACGACGACCGTGTCCTCGGCTCCACGCGCATCGATCGCTGGTGCTACTCGACCTCGAAGGCCGTCGGCGAGCACTTCTGCTTCGCCTACGGACACATGGGTCTCCCGGTTACCATCACCCGCTATTTCAACGTCTACGGGCCGCGACTCGATCGGCTCGACGTCGGTCGCATCATCACGATCTTCATGGGCCAGATGCTGCGCAACGAGCCCCTGACCGTCATCGGCGACGGCGCGCAAACCCGCTGCTTCACGTACATCGACGACTGCATCCGTGCCACCATGGCAGCCGGCATCGCGCCCGGCACCGACGGTCAGGTATTCAACATCGGCACCAACGTCGAGACGACCGTCCTGGACCTCGCCAAAGCCATGATCGAAGCCGGCGACTCCCGTTCGACGATCAAGTTCGTCAGCCAGGAGTCGGTGTACGGCGCCAGCTACGAAGACATCCCTCGCCGGGTTCCCGACGTCGCCCGTATGGAAACCATCCTCGGCGTCCGCGCCGAGACGCCGCTGGTCGAGGGCTTGCGCAAGACGATCGAGTGGTTCCGCACGACGCAAAGATGA
- a CDS encoding glycosyltransferase family 39 protein — protein MSSTSPDPSATPAESPPGASATAPAAESATESGPRFGAATTALGAALVLAVWALVTLWGPAGIPFHTKGEPREALVVREILLTGNWVLPRVNEVEIPSKPPLFHWLGALVALARGTTDEWSARLPSALLSLAGILAIYVTGAALWGARAGVVAALTLATSFEWVRAATTARVDMALTVGLEAAFLSWLFFVRSGSGRWLVPLYLGIAFATLAKGPVGIVLPGAVALASMAVRRDFSPLLRMRLLRGVLVVAVLAGCWYALAAHREGRDFFVQHILRENVFRVFDADPGPGDYQGHRHTALWLAGVLLLGFLPWTVFLPGVLSRLWHNRATLTRDHPAIYCGVWAVLVFALYAVAVSKRGVYLLGLYPAIALLVAWQLEEQQRAAADDRWLLRGLAVAAAALFVAVAALTAVSTAAALGLPIGVAVQHLLPAASPPYGTAVAAVLAGGGAALFGALAVALAGAGMCVRAARAGWWVGTFGGLLATTVAAIVIANVVAMPTIATEESARTFVARAERVVAAGESVAFYRTPSYAVLYYWRRPIPVYTGSTADRGPRYLVITRADWAGGDAALRRSYEPVLRPDDAALGEAYKLMLVRRVTAR, from the coding sequence TTGTCGTCAACTTCCCCGGATCCGAGCGCGACGCCGGCTGAATCTCCGCCCGGCGCATCCGCGACCGCTCCGGCAGCGGAGTCGGCAACCGAATCGGGGCCGCGCTTCGGAGCTGCCACTACCGCCCTCGGCGCCGCGCTCGTACTCGCCGTGTGGGCGCTCGTCACCCTGTGGGGCCCGGCCGGGATCCCGTTTCACACCAAGGGCGAGCCGCGCGAAGCGCTCGTCGTGCGGGAGATTCTGCTGACCGGCAACTGGGTCTTGCCACGGGTCAACGAGGTCGAGATCCCCTCGAAGCCTCCACTGTTCCACTGGCTCGGAGCGCTGGTTGCCCTCGCGCGCGGCACTACGGACGAATGGAGCGCGCGGTTGCCGTCGGCGCTGCTCTCGCTGGCAGGCATACTCGCGATTTACGTAACGGGGGCCGCGCTGTGGGGCGCACGCGCGGGGGTGGTCGCGGCCCTGACGCTGGCCACCAGCTTCGAGTGGGTCCGCGCGGCCACCACGGCCCGCGTCGATATGGCGCTGACCGTCGGCCTCGAGGCGGCTTTCCTCTCCTGGCTGTTCTTCGTCCGCAGCGGATCGGGTCGCTGGCTGGTGCCGCTGTACCTGGGCATCGCCTTCGCGACTCTGGCCAAGGGACCCGTCGGGATCGTCCTGCCGGGTGCGGTCGCGCTGGCCTCTATGGCAGTGCGGCGCGACTTTTCTCCGCTGCTGCGCATGCGTCTGCTGCGCGGCGTGCTGGTCGTTGCCGTGCTCGCGGGTTGCTGGTACGCGCTCGCCGCGCATCGGGAGGGACGAGACTTCTTCGTGCAGCACATTCTGCGCGAGAACGTGTTCCGTGTCTTCGACGCCGATCCCGGGCCCGGGGATTATCAGGGGCATCGCCATACCGCGTTGTGGTTGGCGGGGGTGTTGCTGCTCGGTTTCCTGCCGTGGACGGTGTTCCTGCCCGGGGTTCTGTCTCGCCTCTGGCATAACCGCGCGACTCTGACTCGGGATCACCCGGCAATTTATTGCGGCGTGTGGGCGGTATTGGTCTTCGCGCTGTACGCCGTCGCGGTCAGCAAGCGAGGCGTGTACTTGCTCGGTCTGTACCCGGCGATCGCGCTGCTGGTCGCGTGGCAGCTCGAGGAGCAGCAGCGGGCGGCGGCGGACGACCGCTGGTTGCTGCGCGGGCTCGCGGTGGCGGCGGCCGCGTTGTTCGTGGCCGTGGCGGCGCTCACGGCGGTCAGTACCGCCGCCGCGCTCGGCTTGCCGATCGGCGTGGCGGTGCAGCACCTACTGCCAGCCGCTTCGCCGCCTTACGGCACCGCCGTCGCCGCCGTACTTGCCGGTGGCGGGGCGGCGCTCTTCGGTGCCCTGGCCGTTGCCCTCGCGGGCGCAGGCATGTGCGTACGCGCCGCGCGCGCCGGGTGGTGGGTGGGGACCTTCGGCGGCCTCCTTGCAACCACCGTAGCCGCCATCGTCATCGCCAATGTCGTGGCGATGCCGACGATCGCCACCGAAGAAAGCGCCCGCACCTTTGTCGCCCGGGCCGAACGCGTCGTCGCCGCCGGCGAGAGCGTCGCCTTCTACCGTACACCCAGCTACGCCGTGCTGTACTACTGGCGGCGCCCGATTCCAGTGTACACCGGCAGCACGGCAGACCGCGGTCCGCGCTATCTGGTCATCACCCGCGCCGACTGGGCCGGGGGCGATGCGGCTCTGCGCCGCAGCTACGAGCCGGTGCTGCGACCGGACGACGCCGCACTGGGAGAGGCGTACAAGCTGATGCTGGTGCGCCGCGTCACGGCCCGGTAA
- a CDS encoding polysaccharide deacetylase family protein yields the protein MSVVAGAELGLKVDVCTYAGLRNGVPALLRLFDDLGLRASFFVACGPDHSGRAIRRLFRPGFLAKMRRTRAVSTYGWRTVLYGTLLPGPQIASSGREVLRRAAAEGHEIAMHGYDHVYWQDRLPRLSAAAVAAELQRARGVYEEILGTPPLAFGAPGWQCTATSLAAEDALGLAYHSDTRGRAPFLPEMDGVRFRTPELPTTLLTLDETYGTIGTSPHEVARYYAAQLRPGLNVYTAHAEMEGIGQLAHLRAFLTAVRPQVPVHRLIDIARGLRALPVATVVPGPIEGRHGTVAQQGPVQE from the coding sequence ATGAGCGTCGTTGCCGGCGCCGAGCTCGGCTTGAAAGTCGACGTCTGCACCTACGCAGGTCTGCGCAACGGCGTACCCGCCCTGCTGCGCCTGTTCGACGACCTCGGACTGCGCGCCAGCTTCTTCGTTGCCTGCGGTCCCGACCATTCGGGGCGCGCGATCCGCCGCCTCTTCCGGCCCGGATTTCTCGCCAAGATGCGCCGGACCCGGGCGGTCTCCACCTACGGCTGGCGCACCGTGCTCTACGGCACGTTGCTTCCCGGTCCGCAGATCGCCAGCTCGGGCCGCGAGGTGCTGCGGCGCGCTGCCGCCGAAGGCCACGAAATCGCGATGCACGGCTACGATCACGTCTACTGGCAGGACCGGCTGCCGCGACTGTCGGCAGCCGCCGTCGCCGCGGAACTGCAGCGGGCCCGGGGCGTGTACGAAGAGATCCTCGGCACCCCCCCACTCGCCTTCGGCGCCCCCGGCTGGCAGTGCACTGCAACCAGCCTTGCCGCCGAGGACGCCCTCGGCCTCGCCTACCACAGCGACACGCGCGGCCGCGCGCCGTTTCTACCGGAGATGGACGGCGTTCGCTTCCGCACTCCGGAGCTACCGACAACCCTGCTCACACTCGACGAGACCTACGGAACGATCGGCACCAGTCCACACGAGGTCGCGCGCTATTACGCCGCCCAACTCCGCCCCGGCCTCAACGTGTACACGGCGCATGCCGAGATGGAGGGCATCGGTCAGCTCGCGCACCTGCGCGCCTTCCTCACCGCCGTCCGCCCCCAGGTGCCGGTGCATCGCCTGATCGACATCGCCCGCGGCCTGCGTGCGCTGCCCGTTGCCACGGTCGTCCCCGGCCCGATCGAGGGCCGTCACGGCACCGTGGCGCAGCAGGGACCCGTACAGGAATAG
- a CDS encoding HlyD family efflux transporter periplasmic adaptor subunit: MKVGAWKRRVAVAGTVVGTGLLLTIGLSRTPPGALEAAPLTGSAGVAGGGTGVGCMGRVEPASRVRRLAAPESQGVVTLAELAVREGERVERGQVLGWFSGRSSRAAAVRLAEAELRRSEARLAQVRAGAKSGEVAAAEARVARQRAAEVNARAELDRAMALAEKKVVADTELDSRRAAWAVAEAERRAAEQELASVAEVRRVDVAVAEAEVAQARAAEERAKAELDLAELRAPIDGTVLKIHTWPGEKIDERGVLDLGNLDEMHVVAEVYETDVARVAVGQQADVIVPGDAEALRGEVVDLGWQVRKRDVLSTDPVEEIDARVVEVRIRVNGDGARRLARFSNMRVQVVIGG, translated from the coding sequence GTGAAGGTTGGCGCCTGGAAGCGGCGGGTGGCGGTGGCTGGCACGGTGGTGGGCACCGGCTTGCTGCTGACGATCGGTCTTTCGCGGACGCCGCCGGGCGCACTGGAGGCAGCGCCGTTGACCGGATCGGCCGGCGTTGCCGGCGGCGGAACCGGCGTAGGGTGCATGGGAAGAGTCGAGCCTGCCTCGCGCGTTCGCCGGCTGGCGGCGCCGGAATCTCAGGGGGTAGTTACCCTGGCGGAGCTCGCCGTGCGGGAGGGCGAACGGGTGGAGCGTGGTCAGGTGCTGGGGTGGTTCAGCGGGCGCAGCTCGCGCGCCGCCGCCGTGCGCCTGGCCGAGGCCGAGCTGCGGCGGAGCGAAGCGCGTCTGGCGCAGGTGAGAGCGGGCGCCAAGAGCGGCGAGGTAGCGGCTGCCGAGGCGCGGGTCGCGCGCCAGCGGGCAGCCGAGGTCAACGCGCGGGCCGAACTGGACAGGGCGATGGCGCTGGCCGAGAAGAAAGTCGTCGCCGACACCGAGCTCGATAGCCGTCGTGCCGCCTGGGCAGTCGCCGAGGCCGAACGGCGCGCCGCCGAGCAGGAGCTGGCCAGCGTCGCCGAAGTGCGCCGCGTCGACGTGGCCGTCGCCGAGGCCGAAGTGGCGCAGGCGCGGGCGGCCGAGGAGCGGGCGAAGGCGGAACTCGATCTGGCCGAACTGCGCGCGCCGATCGACGGTACCGTGTTGAAGATCCATACCTGGCCCGGCGAGAAGATCGACGAGCGAGGCGTGCTCGACCTCGGCAATCTCGACGAGATGCACGTGGTGGCCGAAGTGTACGAAACCGACGTGGCGCGGGTTGCCGTCGGTCAGCAGGCCGACGTCATCGTGCCCGGCGATGCCGAAGCGCTGCGCGGCGAGGTGGTCGATCTGGGTTGGCAGGTCCGCAAACGCGACGTGCTCAGCACCGACCCGGTCGAGGAGATCGACGCCAGGGTGGTCGAAGTGCGAATCCGCGTGAACGGCGACGGAGCCCGGCGCCTGGCACGCTTCAGCAACATGCGGGTCCAGGTGGTCATCGGCGGATGA